The following are encoded in a window of Cottoperca gobio chromosome 20, fCotGob3.1, whole genome shotgun sequence genomic DNA:
- the dtx3la gene encoding E3 ubiquitin-protein ligase DTX3L1, which translates to MGSSQSSDKLHCNRYLNGQGPPSLVQQANEEVNGIHKVQTSCQPKGQMTWVILHRDLPGFPDDNTLQMNYIFPDGVQTEKHPHPGQPYAGLRLCAYLPDSREGRKVLKLLDKAFNMQLLFTVVSNKDGEDTIAAASIPLKTQAERRGADDGYPDPEYLKNVRKLLRDKGIE; encoded by the exons ATGGGCTCCAGCCAGAGCAGCGACAAACTCCACTGCAACCGCTACCTGAACGGACAGGGTCCTCCATCACTGGTACAACAAG CTAATGAGGAGGTGAATGGGATTCACAAAGTCCAGACTAGCTGCCAGCCAAAGGGCCAGATGACCTGGGTGATCCTCCACAGAGACCTGCCAGGGTTCCCTGATGACAACACCCTGCAGATGAACTACATATTCCCGGATGGAGTTCAGACA gagAAACACCCTCACCCTGGCCAGCCTTATGCAGGGCTGCGGCTCTGTGCTTACCTGCCAGACAGCCGCGAGGGCAGGAAGGTTCTCAAGCTGCTGGACAAGGCCTTCAACATGCAGCTCCTGTTCACTGTTGTCTCCAATAAAGATGGAGAGGACACGATCGCTGCAGCTTCCATCCCACTAAAAACACAAGCAGAAAGACGGGGCGCAGA TGACGGCTACCCTGATCCTGAATACCTGAAGAATGTGAGAAAGCTACTGAGGGATAAAGGCattgaataa